Proteins co-encoded in one Stomoxys calcitrans chromosome 5, idStoCalc2.1, whole genome shotgun sequence genomic window:
- the LOC106088755 gene encoding troponin C isoform X2, translated as MDDLNKEQIVLLRNAFNAFDPEKNGYINTQMVGTILSMLGHQLDDATLAEIIAEVDEDGSGQIEFEEFTTLAARFLVEEDAEAMMQELKEAFRLYDKEGNGYITTGVLREILRELDDKLTNEDLDMMIEEIDSDGSGTVDFDEFMEVMTGGDD; from the exons atg GATGATTTAAACAAAGAACAAATTGTTC TCCTTCGCAATGCCTTCAACGCCTTCGATCCCGAGAAGAATGGCTACATCAACACCCAGATGGTGGGCACCATCCTCAGCATGTTGGGCCATCAATTGGACGATGCCACATTAGCGGAAATCATTGCCGAAGTCGATGAGGATGGCTCCGGACAAATTGAATTTGAGGAATTCACAACATTGGCTGCCCGTTTCTTGGTTGAAGAGGATGCCGAGGCAATGATGCAGGAACTCAAAGAAGCCTTCCGTTTGTACGACAAGGAGGGCAATGGCTACATTACCACCGGTGTGTTGCGTGAGATCTTGCGCGAATTGGATGACAAGCTGACCAATGAGGATTTGGACATGATGATTGAGGAAATTGATTCTGATGGTTCCGGTACTGTTGATTTTGATG AATTCATGGAAGTCATGACTGGTGGTGATGATTAA
- the LOC106088755 gene encoding troponin C isoform X1 has product MASSSIMDDLNKEQIVLLRNAFNAFDPEKNGYINTQMVGTILSMLGHQLDDATLAEIIAEVDEDGSGQIEFEEFTTLAARFLVEEDAEAMMQELKEAFRLYDKEGNGYITTGVLREILRELDDKLTNEDLDMMIEEIDSDGSGTVDFDEFMEVMTGGDD; this is encoded by the exons GATGATTTAAACAAAGAACAAATTGTTC TCCTTCGCAATGCCTTCAACGCCTTCGATCCCGAGAAGAATGGCTACATCAACACCCAGATGGTGGGCACCATCCTCAGCATGTTGGGCCATCAATTGGACGATGCCACATTAGCGGAAATCATTGCCGAAGTCGATGAGGATGGCTCCGGACAAATTGAATTTGAGGAATTCACAACATTGGCTGCCCGTTTCTTGGTTGAAGAGGATGCCGAGGCAATGATGCAGGAACTCAAAGAAGCCTTCCGTTTGTACGACAAGGAGGGCAATGGCTACATTACCACCGGTGTGTTGCGTGAGATCTTGCGCGAATTGGATGACAAGCTGACCAATGAGGATTTGGACATGATGATTGAGGAAATTGATTCTGATGGTTCCGGTACTGTTGATTTTGATG AATTCATGGAAGTCATGACTGGTGGTGATGATTAA